From a single Coriobacteriaceae bacterium genomic region:
- a CDS encoding peptidase C39 family protein — protein MPPTYQIVDLTPGADPRDSLPSGLALPAGTLAAAQKAEGALLRTLFIAAGPEGTAALLGYRRPHTAQLKLCALDGDSSLFDQLLHHASQETQKLGLDVKTELGDASQHPIVAPHAVHPANYHQTTEFTCGPVAVLDALLRKGVVERITRDEEIALWREATMAVACDPYGLALACKRRGFTPSVYVSRTGCILDPASDIGILNKALARDTQLSFEQQAHEEGIPIRVGDFDSSDIARFLDEGRIVALLIDEWHWHAEHCPHWITVTGQRNMRFYLDDPWHDREYGESVIDTGDLAIDKNDLDLVSSYDGTKAMLVF, from the coding sequence ATGCCACCAACTTATCAAATCGTCGATTTGACGCCAGGGGCAGACCCGCGCGATTCCCTACCCTCCGGCCTTGCGTTGCCTGCCGGCACCCTCGCCGCCGCCCAAAAAGCTGAAGGCGCCCTACTGCGCACGCTCTTTATCGCCGCGGGCCCCGAAGGCACGGCAGCGCTGCTGGGCTACAGAAGGCCGCACACCGCGCAGCTTAAGCTGTGCGCGCTTGACGGCGACAGCTCGCTTTTCGACCAGCTCCTCCACCACGCATCGCAGGAGACCCAAAAGCTCGGCCTCGACGTCAAGACCGAGCTCGGCGATGCGTCCCAGCACCCTATAGTGGCCCCGCACGCCGTGCATCCTGCCAACTATCACCAGACGACCGAATTCACCTGCGGGCCGGTAGCGGTCCTCGACGCCCTGTTGCGCAAGGGCGTCGTTGAGCGCATTACGCGCGATGAAGAGATCGCACTTTGGCGCGAAGCCACCATGGCGGTCGCATGCGATCCCTATGGGCTTGCCCTCGCCTGCAAGCGTCGCGGCTTTACCCCTTCCGTATATGTCTCACGCACCGGATGCATTCTCGACCCTGCGAGCGACATAGGGATTCTCAACAAGGCGCTCGCCCGCGACACACAGTTGTCTTTCGAGCAACAGGCACACGAAGAAGGGATTCCCATCCGTGTGGGCGACTTCGATTCCTCGGATATCGCGCGATTCCTTGACGAGGGACGCATTGTGGCTCTGCTTATCGACGAATGGCATTGGCATGCAGAGCACTGCCCGCATTGGATTACCGTGACCGGGCAACGGAATATGCGTTTTTACCTCGATGACCCATGGCATGATCGCGAATACGGCGAGAGCGTCATCGACACCGGCGACCTTGCCATCGACAAGAACGATCTTGACTTGGTTAGTTCCTACGACGGCACCAAGGCGATGCTCGTCTTTTAA
- a CDS encoding ABC transporter permease: MAHRIRRTFPLLLAVLWLLIVVALTVFPELRDGALTQDLALTEAAPGTAGHLLGTDALGRDVVRLTLAGSRTALVGPVVIALGAMTVGVVLGLSCAYFGGPLDWAVSRIVELMLSLPTLLLAIVIAGILGGSYATDVLVFVILYTPYEIRLVRAAALRHIHDSFLDACKLLELSPARIMFRHLLPIIQPVVVSAVFLDMSNALVSLSSLSFLGIGISPQQADWGRQLSDARSLIYSNPAAAIAPAVVIIVTSIALNVIGDNIAAGNREEAHA; the protein is encoded by the coding sequence ATGGCCCATCGCATACGCCGGACCTTTCCGCTTCTGCTCGCAGTCCTCTGGCTGCTCATCGTAGTCGCACTCACCGTCTTTCCCGAGCTCAGAGACGGTGCACTCACACAAGACCTCGCTCTAACCGAGGCCGCCCCAGGAACCGCGGGGCATCTGCTGGGAACCGACGCGCTCGGTCGCGACGTGGTCAGGCTCACCCTCGCCGGCTCGCGTACCGCGCTGGTAGGCCCTGTGGTCATTGCCCTTGGCGCCATGACGGTCGGCGTTGTCCTTGGCCTTTCGTGCGCCTACTTTGGCGGCCCGCTCGATTGGGCCGTATCGCGTATCGTCGAGCTCATGCTCTCGCTGCCCACGCTGTTGCTCGCCATCGTCATCGCAGGCATCCTCGGCGGATCTTACGCCACCGATGTACTGGTATTCGTGATTCTCTACACCCCCTACGAAATCAGGCTTGTCCGCGCTGCCGCGCTGCGACACATCCACGACTCGTTTCTCGATGCGTGCAAGCTCCTCGAGCTGAGCCCGGCACGCATCATGTTCCGGCATCTGCTCCCCATCATCCAACCTGTCGTGGTGTCCGCAGTGTTCCTCGATATGTCCAACGCATTGGTCTCGCTCTCCTCGTTGTCGTTCTTGGGAATCGGCATCTCTCCACAGCAGGCAGACTGGGGAAGGCAGCTCTCCGACGCCCGCTCGCTGATCTACAGCAATCCCGCCGCGGCTATCGCGCCCGCAGTCGTCATCATCGTCACATCGATCGCCTTAAACGTCATCGGTGACAACATCGCAGCAGGCAATCGAGAGGAGGCCCACGCATGA
- a CDS encoding ABC transporter ATP-binding protein: MTPIELQDLHVSINGTELIQGASLSIPANATVGIVGESGSGKSLTAKAISGLLPRGAHASGSLKIMDTPIDLTAPERTWEAQRGSAIVWLPQDPFSSLNPLRTCGSQIAAGSRLPKAKRRGQAERLLADVGLSPTLYDSYPHELSGGMRQRVAIAAALAPQPQVFIADEPTTALDASTQKDVLDLLQSTCFKRGMTLIIITHDLPLAADRADYLVIFDKGRVVEEGPSEKITTSPQSSYTKELLEAHRRLQNGDNPEIGDTVLCVEHLTRQFEGNPKPSVDDVSLDIHTGEILGLVGESGSGKSTVARCVAGLEKPDKGTVAFYDKDSRQPLPWSREQAQLVFQNPFGSLNPVMTVAQTLKEALRASGRADDAQAVRNLMESVGLSADLADRKPLTLSGGQCQRVAIARAIAPQPRLLIADEAVTALDANIQAHVLQTLLGLRSSLNLAILFISHDLDTVRRISDRIAVMQNGKVIESGTTDAVLNHPQHAYVRKLIAAMPPALD; encoded by the coding sequence ATGACGCCCATTGAGCTGCAAGACCTTCACGTATCCATCAACGGAACCGAGCTGATCCAGGGCGCGAGCCTCTCGATACCCGCAAACGCAACGGTGGGTATCGTCGGCGAGTCCGGGTCGGGAAAATCCCTGACCGCAAAGGCCATCTCTGGGCTCTTGCCGCGCGGCGCCCACGCCTCGGGATCACTCAAGATCATGGACACCCCCATCGACCTCACGGCCCCCGAGCGCACCTGGGAGGCCCAGCGCGGATCGGCGATCGTCTGGCTTCCGCAAGACCCCTTCTCTTCGCTCAATCCGCTGCGCACCTGCGGAAGCCAAATTGCCGCAGGCTCCCGTCTGCCCAAGGCAAAGCGACGTGGGCAAGCCGAGCGACTTCTCGCCGACGTGGGACTCAGCCCCACCCTGTACGATTCCTACCCACATGAGCTTTCGGGAGGTATGCGTCAACGCGTGGCCATCGCCGCCGCGCTCGCGCCGCAGCCGCAGGTGTTCATCGCCGACGAACCCACCACGGCACTCGACGCCAGCACTCAAAAAGATGTGCTCGACCTTCTTCAAAGCACCTGCTTCAAGCGCGGCATGACCCTTATCATCATCACGCATGACCTTCCCCTGGCCGCAGACCGTGCAGACTACCTCGTTATCTTCGACAAGGGCCGTGTCGTCGAAGAGGGCCCAAGCGAGAAAATCACCACCTCGCCCCAGTCGAGCTACACTAAAGAGCTACTCGAGGCGCATCGCCGTCTGCAAAACGGCGATAACCCCGAAATCGGAGACACGGTACTTTGCGTGGAGCACCTGACCCGTCAGTTCGAAGGGAATCCCAAGCCCTCGGTAGACGATGTTTCCCTCGACATCCATACGGGAGAGATTTTGGGACTGGTCGGAGAATCCGGGTCTGGCAAATCAACCGTCGCCCGTTGCGTGGCAGGACTCGAAAAACCCGATAAGGGAACCGTGGCCTTTTACGATAAGGATTCCCGGCAGCCCCTTCCCTGGTCCCGGGAACAGGCGCAGCTCGTTTTCCAGAACCCCTTTGGCTCCCTCAATCCCGTCATGACCGTCGCTCAAACCCTCAAGGAAGCGCTACGGGCATCCGGCCGCGCAGACGATGCACAAGCCGTCAGAAACCTGATGGAATCGGTGGGGCTTTCGGCCGACCTGGCCGATCGAAAGCCCCTCACCCTCTCGGGCGGGCAGTGCCAGCGCGTAGCCATCGCGCGCGCCATCGCTCCCCAACCGCGCCTGCTCATCGCGGACGAAGCGGTCACCGCGCTCGATGCCAACATACAGGCACACGTTCTCCAGACCCTCCTTGGCCTGCGAAGTAGCCTGAATCTCGCCATCCTCTTCATCAGCCATGACCTGGACACCGTTCGCCGCATATCCGATCGCATCGCAGTTATGCAAAACGGAAAGGTCATCGAATCCGGAACGACTGACGCCGTTTTGAACCATCCCCAGCACGCATACGTGCGCAAGCTGATCGCAGCCATGCCCCCAGCGCTCGATTGA
- a CDS encoding ABC transporter permease: MQALKMIVKRVTGLLVLLAALSIVTFGLLYLTGSDPARSLVGAKQVSESQLEAIRSRYHLDQPVWTQYLYWVQGVLSGSLGTSTRTQLPVTDMISQRMGITLALALMALVLALAVGLPLGIIAAKHAGSWQDRLITTISIAGLSAPSYAIGLLLLYVLSARLKIFPIYGQGDGSPLDTFRHLILPAVTLAIGIIASVVKISRASLIDEIGSDYTLFARSRGVSALSVTLGQLQNAALPVLTSSGLLIASLISGTVIVETMFSLGGIGTLLQQSVTFGDIPCVQAITLLLASVICISTAIVDTLAQLADPRLRKRAKKPRAAATILSFSPIPQKEAE; encoded by the coding sequence ATGCAAGCGTTGAAGATGATAGTCAAGCGCGTGACAGGACTTCTTGTGCTGCTAGCCGCGCTTTCGATCGTGACCTTCGGGTTGCTCTATCTGACAGGGAGCGACCCCGCACGCTCCCTTGTTGGGGCCAAACAGGTAAGCGAATCGCAGCTCGAGGCAATTCGGTCGCGTTATCACCTCGATCAGCCCGTATGGACCCAGTATCTCTATTGGGTCCAAGGGGTCCTGAGCGGCAGCCTTGGCACCTCGACCCGCACGCAGCTGCCCGTCACAGATATGATTTCGCAGCGCATGGGCATCACCCTCGCGCTTGCGCTCATGGCACTTGTCCTCGCCCTTGCCGTAGGTCTTCCTTTGGGCATCATTGCAGCGAAGCATGCGGGTTCATGGCAAGATCGTCTCATCACGACTATCTCGATAGCAGGCCTCAGCGCCCCGAGCTACGCCATCGGTTTGCTTTTGCTCTATGTGCTCTCCGCACGGCTTAAAATCTTCCCTATCTATGGCCAGGGAGATGGAAGCCCTCTCGACACGTTTAGACATCTCATCTTGCCGGCAGTAACCCTCGCCATCGGCATCATCGCCAGCGTCGTCAAGATTTCGCGCGCATCCCTCATCGACGAGATCGGCTCGGACTATACGCTATTCGCACGCTCGCGCGGGGTCTCCGCCCTGTCCGTCACGCTTGGTCAGCTGCAAAACGCCGCACTGCCCGTCCTTACCTCTTCCGGCCTGCTCATCGCCTCTCTTATCTCGGGAACCGTCATTGTCGAGACCATGTTTTCGCTTGGCGGAATCGGAACGCTGCTTCAGCAATCGGTAACGTTTGGCGACATTCCCTGTGTGCAGGCCATCACGCTCCTCCTGGCGAGCGTGATCTGCATCTCCACCGCAATCGTCGACACCTTGGCGCAGCTCGCGGACCCACGCCTGAGAAAGCGCGCGAAGAAGCCGCGAGCAGCCGCGACGATCCTGTCGTTCAGCCCGATACCGCAAAAGGAGGCCGAGTAA